In one Lolium rigidum isolate FL_2022 chromosome 3, APGP_CSIRO_Lrig_0.1, whole genome shotgun sequence genomic region, the following are encoded:
- the LOC124694737 gene encoding protein ACCELERATED CELL DEATH 6-like produces the protein MAARSGGPPRRKNKKKRVETPRHRRPPVNGLLRWRREDRKEEAMALLSHSVAPLLLIPLSAIQKVSPERNNVLHLAAGQGHHELIQELYASFGDKSLLSAQNSALDTPLHCAARAGHERAVSLLVQLAWGTGDHANILGCKNEAGDTALHLAARLGHTAAVEVIVFVAPELASEVNNAGVSPLYLAVMSRSVPAVRAITRCRDASSAGPSSQNALHPAVFEGSEMVSLLLDWNPSLASEADASGSTPLHFASSDGDHSVVNAIRRAAPCAVRMRDSGGLSALHVAARMGHARLVEALIEACPNAAELRDNLGRTFLHAAARGGHSNVMSIAIKKPALRGLLNAQDVNGNTPLHLAVVATSANVAGALLCHNELRADVMNNEGHTPLDLAVRSTCFFSMVRLVVTLAVFEQRSHPQRRDQVKKWSNDDLGKVVEKTSDSLAVVAVLIATVAFAAANNVPGSYEQGDNLASVAKGKMVFKGMAILQDNDLFIFFLLLDSFALMTSMIAAVLLVFGKPSRSAGSCASFVVALQCLWASLMSMLVAFYAAISAVTTTSETIEAYCYMIIGYGFAILSSTVYLILPRVPPRIAFMVIWRTAQNGWNLVFRRRPIKRKYPVAKAYALNLLIFSSIGYLAVAGIIVILMKSAVMKSELGNSGAPAPSPAVS, from the exons atggcggccagatcaggaggACCACCGAGGCGGAAGAACAAGAAAAAACGGGTGGAGACACCCCGCCACCGCCGTCCGCCGGTCAACGGCCTCCTCCGGTGGCGGCGAG AGGACAGAAAGGAGGAAGCCATGGCGCTGCTTTCACACAGTGTAGCGCCGCTGCTGCTCATCCCG CTTTCAGCTATACAAAAGGTCAGCCCGGAGAGAAACAATGTTCTTCATCTAGCAGCCGGCCAAGGGCACCACGAGCTGATCCAAGAGCTCTACGCCAGCTTCGGGGACAAGAGCTTGCTCTCTGCCCAGAATTCGGCTCTGGACACGCCGCTGCACTGCGCGGCGAGAGCCGGGCATGAGAGAGCCGTGTCTCTCCTCGTCCAGCTCGCGTGGGGCACCGGTGATCATGCGAACATCTTGGGGTGCAAGAATGAGGCTGGGGACACAGCGTTGCATCTGGCGGCGAGGCTCGGCCATACCGCAGCGGTTGAGGTTATAGTATTTGTGGCGCCGGAGCTGGCATCAGAGGTTAACAATGCCGGCGTATCACCGTTGTACTTGGCGGTGATGAGCAGGTCGGTACCCGCTGTCAGAGCTATAACCAGGTGCAGGGACGCGTCGTCTGCCGGCCCGAGTTCACAAAATGCTCTGCACCCTGCCGTCTTCGAGGGTTCAG AAATGGTTAGCCTGCTACTGGACTGGAATCCATCCCTGGCCAGCGAAGCAGATGCCAGTGGCAGCACTCCGCTCCATTTTGCTTCGTCCGACGGCGACCACTCCGTCGTAAATGCAATCCGGCGCGCTGCACCGTGCGCGGTGCGCATGCGGGACTCGGGTGGCCTCTCCGCTCTCCACGTCGCGGCAAGGATGGGCCACGCACGCCTCGTCGAGGCGCTGATAGAGGCGTGTCCCAACGCAGCTGAGCTCCGAGACAACCTTGGCAGAACCTTCCTGCACGCCGCGGCCAGGGGAGGCCACTCCAATGTCATGTCGATTGCCATCAAGAAACCAGCGCTGCGCGGCCTCCTGAACGCGCAGGACGTGAACGGCAACACGCCACTCCATCTCGCGGTGGTCGCAACTTCTGCCAACGTCGCGGGGGCCCTGCTGTGCCACAACGAATTGCGAGCCGACGTCATGAACAACGAGGGACACACTCCTCTTGATCTCGCCGTGAGATCTACCTGTTTCTTCTCAATG GTGCGTCTGGTGGTGACATTGGCTGTATTCGAGCAGCGATCTCACCCTCAGAGGCGGGACCAAGTGAAGAAATGGAGCAATGACGACCTAGGAAAAGTGGTGGAGAAGACGTCGGACAGCCTCGCGgtagtcgctgtcctcatcgccaCCGTCGCCTTCGCTGCGGCCAACAATGTGCCCGGGTCATACGAGCAAGGGGACAACTTGGCATCCGTAGCCAAGGGAAAGATGGTCTTTAAAGGGATGGCCATTCTACAGGATAATGACCTCTTCATATTCTTCCTGTTACTTGACAGCTTTGCCCTGATGACATCCATGATCGCGGCGGTCTTGCTCGTCTTTGGGAAGCCGTCACGCTCCGCCGGGTCATGTGCGAGCTTCGTGGTGGCGCTGCAGTGCCTATGGGCGTCGCTGATGAGCATGCTAGTGGCCTTCTATGCAGCTATATCTGCAGTGACTACCACGAGCGAAACCATCGAAGCCTACTGCTACATGATCATAGGCTATGGCTTCGCGATACTTTCCTCGACTGTATATCTGATCCTGCCTAGAGTGCCGCCGCGCATAGCTTTTATGGTTATATGGCGTACTGCCCAAAATGGGTGGAACCTTGTCTTCAGAAGGCGTCCTATCAAGCGGAAGTATCCTGTCGCAAAAGCTTACGCACTCAACCTGCTAATTTTCAGTTCAATAGGCTACCTAGCGGTTGCCGGTATTATCGTCATCCTGATGAAGAGCGCAGTAATGAAAAGCGAGTTGGGGAATTCTGGGGCACCTGCACCTTCTCCTGCCGTCTCTTAG